TCCACCCCCGCCAGCGGGGGACACGTACATGACTCTATTTTGTTTTGGTTCTCATTTGTGCTCATTTATATCCATTCGTGGCCATTCGTGTCCATCCGTGGACACCCCGTGAGCGCGGTCAGTGAGCGGAGTTGAACTGTAGCGAACCCGCACCCCCGTGGAACCAAAAAACCTCCGACCGCCTTAGACGGTACAGAGGTTTTGCAAGCCCAACGCTTAAGGAGAGCATCTCCTTTACGCTGCCATCACCACCGCAGGGTCACTATACCCGCTGTTATCTCGACGACCGAAGGCCTTCACCCGAAACCAGTAGTACGTGCCCGGCTCCAAGTTGTCTACCGTGAACTTACTCCTCGAGGTGGTTCCCGCATTGATCCACTCAGCCGTGGGGCTTACCGGATCGGTGGTGGTCATCTCCACGACGTAGTTCAAGGCATGCTTCACAGTCTCCCAGTCCAGCTCTACTTTTCCGCTGCGGTTGCTTCTCGTTGCACTCAAATCAGTCGGATCACTCAAGGGGGGAGTGGGTTCTGACTGACTGCGTACTTCAAATCCGGCACTCACGATGATCGACGCATCTCCTTCAGCTACCATAGACACATAAGCGCCCAGGGTACGAAGCATGTCTTTCAATTCATCGCCTGCCTTGTTTCGATACAAGATAGCTCGCCCATCGCGAAACTGTGCTTGCAGGGCCAGGTCCTCGAATTCGTCCAACTTCGTTGTGACGTCAGCAAGGGCTGGTGTGGGGGTTGGGAAATTGGCGTTTCCGTCCATATTTTTCAGGACGTTACGCGTAAACATGGATAGCGACTTGGGATTGAGGCGCGCCAGGCCTAATTTAATACTTGTCATAAGACGAAGTGTTAAAGCTACACTTCCAAACTCGGTTGTGTTTCGCTTGCTAAATGAAACGGGGGCTGTCGAAAAATGGTTACGTAACAGTCAGACAGGCAGTGTGTTAGATTTTTGTGTGCAGGCGTTCGAAAATTTGGGAAGGAAAAATCAAATCATTTTATCCGCTGGAATTTGAGCTGCGGGTATTTGAAAACAGCACCTTCAGTTGCCGCGGCTTTCAGACCAGTTCCATCAGGGATAATGACTCTACGGCAATGCTAT
This Cryomorphaceae bacterium 1068 DNA region includes the following protein-coding sequences:
- a CDS encoding fibronectin type III domain-containing protein yields the protein MFTRNVLKNMDGNANFPTPTPALADVTTKLDEFEDLALQAQFRDGRAILYRNKAGDELKDMLRTLGAYVSMVAEGDASIIVSAGFEVRSQSEPTPPLSDPTDLSATRSNRSGKVELDWETVKHALNYVVEMTTTDPVSPTAEWINAGTTSRSKFTVDNLEPGTYYWFRVKAFGRRDNSGYSDPAVVMAA